In one window of Chryseobacterium phocaeense DNA:
- a CDS encoding DUF763 domain-containing protein, whose product MKRSGTADLPLHYGKVPPWLYERMSALGLSIIEVILMDYGKDEVLRRLADPFWFQSFGAVMGMDWHSSGITTSVMGALKRSINPNSQTLGLYICGGKGKFSRETPAELIQIADKTGLNGHELVRASKLSAKVDNTAIQDGYQLYLHNFILSDNGSWSVVQQGMHESDGTARRYHWHSGNITSFVEEPHTGINGISRGRIVNLTDADASENRKGILDISHTDSINVMKDFSRLILPAHHDVQASDVDLKRLGALLYVTREQQPQNFEDLLMLEGVGPRTMQSLALVSEVIHGAPSRFADPARFSFAHGGKDGHPFPVPTKTFDESISILRKGIEKSKLGNSDKLNTLNKLHQIVADTEKDFTPDFDIQQVIEEERQNSWRFGGKTVFGDAQPPKNPKPIQLSLF is encoded by the coding sequence ATGAAACGTTCAGGAACTGCAGATTTACCATTACACTACGGAAAAGTACCGCCCTGGCTGTATGAACGTATGTCTGCGCTCGGGCTTTCCATTATTGAAGTGATCCTGATGGATTACGGGAAAGATGAGGTGCTCCGCAGATTGGCAGATCCGTTCTGGTTCCAGAGTTTTGGAGCGGTAATGGGTATGGACTGGCATTCTTCCGGCATTACAACATCCGTAATGGGAGCTTTGAAACGTTCCATCAATCCCAATTCCCAGACATTAGGACTTTATATATGTGGTGGAAAAGGAAAGTTTTCGAGAGAAACGCCTGCAGAACTTATTCAGATTGCTGATAAAACCGGTCTGAACGGGCATGAACTGGTAAGAGCCAGTAAACTTTCTGCAAAAGTGGATAATACGGCTATTCAGGATGGTTACCAGCTGTATCTGCATAATTTTATTCTGTCAGACAATGGAAGCTGGAGCGTTGTACAGCAGGGAATGCATGAATCGGACGGAACGGCGAGGCGTTATCACTGGCATTCCGGAAATATCACATCATTTGTAGAAGAGCCACATACAGGAATTAACGGGATCTCCCGCGGAAGAATCGTTAACTTGACAGATGCAGATGCTTCAGAAAACAGAAAAGGGATTCTGGATATTTCGCACACAGATTCCATTAATGTGATGAAGGATTTTTCAAGATTAATTCTTCCTGCACACCATGATGTTCAGGCCTCGGATGTTGATCTGAAAAGGCTTGGAGCTTTGCTGTATGTCACACGCGAGCAGCAGCCTCAGAATTTTGAAGACCTTTTAATGCTTGAAGGGGTGGGGCCAAGGACCATGCAGTCGCTGGCGCTGGTGAGTGAGGTGATTCACGGAGCTCCATCAAGGTTTGCAGATCCGGCAAGATTTTCATTTGCACACGGCGGAAAAGACGGACATCCTTTTCCCGTTCCTACCAAAACTTTTGATGAAAGCATCAGTATCCTCAGAAAAGGAATTGAAAAATCCAAATTGGGAAATTCCGATAAACTGAATACTTTAAATAAACTGCACCAGATTGTAGCTGACACTGAAAAAGACTTCACTCCGGATTTCGATATCCAGCAGGTGATAGAGGAGGAACGCCAGAATTCATGGCGTTTCGGAGGAAAAACCGTTTTCGGGGATGCACAACCTCCCAAGAATCCAAAACCGATCCAGCTTTCTTTATTCTGA
- a CDS encoding glyoxalase superfamily protein, with protein sequence MKAEKIIPVLRIFDYKKTVEFYIDWLGFEIVWEHHSDYNNPVYMEIKKNNIVLHLSEHHGDGSPGSRVFILGDGVAEYHKELIGKRYKYNIPGLEKTFYGTIAVTVDDPFGNKIIFNEEFDEEKHKDLEFCSIH encoded by the coding sequence ATGAAAGCAGAAAAAATTATTCCTGTACTAAGGATTTTTGATTACAAGAAAACAGTTGAGTTTTATATTGACTGGCTGGGGTTTGAAATTGTCTGGGAACATCATTCCGATTATAACAACCCCGTGTATATGGAAATAAAGAAGAATAATATTGTTCTTCACCTGAGTGAGCATCATGGAGACGGAAGTCCGGGGAGCAGAGTCTTTATTCTGGGCGATGGTGTTGCAGAATACCATAAAGAACTCATCGGAAAAAGATATAAATACAATATCCCGGGTCTTGAAAAAACATTTTACGGCACCATAGCGGTTACCGTAGACGATCCTTTTGGGAATAAAATCATTTTCAATGAAGAATTTGATGAAGAAAAACATAAGGACCTGGAATTCTGTTCAATCCATTGA
- a CDS encoding glyoxalase superfamily protein, with translation MIKRIVANIKTEDLSKADLFYQDILGLDILMDHGWIKTFGNDQQAKVQVSFATQGGNDTEVPLLSIEVNNVDELYEKIQQAGFEITYGITDEDWGVRRFFVKDPFGNLVNILEHR, from the coding sequence ATGATCAAAAGAATTGTAGCTAATATAAAGACAGAAGATCTGTCAAAAGCAGACCTTTTTTATCAGGATATTCTGGGGCTTGATATCCTGATGGATCACGGATGGATCAAAACGTTTGGAAATGACCAACAGGCAAAAGTCCAGGTCAGTTTTGCCACTCAGGGAGGAAATGACACGGAAGTTCCTCTATTGTCCATTGAAGTAAATAATGTGGATGAACTCTATGAAAAAATACAGCAGGCCGGCTTTGAGATCACTTACGGAATAACAGATGAAGACTGGGGAGTGCGGAGGTTTTTTGTAAAGGATCCGTTTGGAAATCTGGTTAATATACTTGAACATCGTTAA
- the tpx gene encoding thiol peroxidase, protein MSNITLKGNAVNTIGTLPSVGTTVRDFALVDSGLNVKTLQSFEGKKKVFNIFPSIDTPTCASSARKFNEEASALDNTVVINVSKDLPFALGRFCAAEGLNNVETLSDFRSSFGDDYEVAITDSPMKGLLSRAVIVTDADNKVVYTEQVAEIADEPNYEAALAALK, encoded by the coding sequence ATGTCGAATATTACACTAAAAGGAAACGCTGTAAATACAATAGGAACTTTACCGTCAGTAGGAACTACCGTAAGGGATTTTGCTTTGGTAGATTCAGGATTGAACGTAAAAACGCTTCAGAGTTTTGAAGGCAAGAAAAAAGTATTCAATATTTTCCCAAGTATTGATACCCCTACCTGTGCTTCTTCAGCAAGAAAATTCAATGAAGAGGCTTCAGCGCTGGATAACACCGTGGTAATTAATGTTTCTAAAGATTTACCTTTTGCGCTGGGAAGATTTTGCGCTGCCGAAGGACTGAATAATGTAGAAACACTTTCAGATTTCAGAAGCAGTTTCGGGGATGACTACGAAGTTGCTATTACAGATTCTCCAATGAAGGGACTGTTAAGCCGTGCTGTAATTGTAACGGATGCTGATAACAAAGTAGTATACACAGAGCAGGTGGCTGAAATTGCAGACGAACCCAATTATGAAGCCGCTCTTGCTGCATTAAAGTAA
- a CDS encoding T9SS type A sorting domain-containing protein, producing the protein MRKKITLLLFGVPFWGFAQSVIGNINSGAVSDTNFVHSVAEIYVIPSDPDQANSGTVGMLFQTVLQVLGVQELEKDHIKVYPNPTTDFVQITISSHSKIEEAEVYDQAGRLVLKTKLESGKLDLRSLNTGIYMISFKNPDIKPIKIIKKP; encoded by the coding sequence ATGCGAAAAAAAATTACCCTCCTGCTTTTTGGAGTGCCTTTTTGGGGTTTCGCCCAGTCTGTAATTGGAAATATCAATTCCGGAGCAGTTTCTGACACCAATTTTGTACACTCTGTAGCCGAAATTTATGTAATTCCTTCGGATCCTGATCAGGCCAATTCAGGAACGGTGGGAATGCTGTTCCAAACTGTTCTACAGGTTTTAGGCGTTCAAGAACTTGAAAAAGACCATATCAAGGTTTATCCCAATCCCACAACCGATTTTGTTCAAATCACCATCAGTTCTCATTCTAAAATTGAAGAGGCTGAAGTGTATGACCAGGCCGGGAGACTTGTTTTAAAGACTAAATTGGAGAGTGGAAAGCTTGATCTGCGCAGCCTGAACACCGGAATTTACATGATCTCTTTCAAAAATCCGGACATTAAACCTATTAAAATTATTAAAAAACCTTAA
- a CDS encoding cadherin repeat domain-containing protein, whose product MKKLYTTIGLFLATLLSAQVPQAFTYQTIAFNASGAPIANGNVSLKISILENTATGPVLYTETHQKTTNAKGLVNLNIGQGTPSSGSFGGINWGANTKFVKVEMDPQGGSNYTNVGVNQLMSVPYAQVSKTVVTGAGQGITLVSPNGTNYTLSVNDSGTLNLPTASGSGNQLPANLYMYGTYNNFTATSADLMRNSGSRIGYKYLPANSQLKFITAQNASAQNYGSDGQTNLVINGSTYNISSNGFYKIEITNFIGNPVRTINFSPEVSLNTTNPGAPAVSSLSYNPATAKFSFNLNGVTSSNFSGFTILLSPGGATGDEVLGDNLSDGNFDIDGTAIMIPNLTTTPKNFKIEFNINFDATGTYTITQI is encoded by the coding sequence ATGAAAAAACTTTACACAACGATCGGCCTGTTCCTGGCTACACTTTTAAGCGCTCAGGTTCCACAGGCTTTCACTTATCAGACTATTGCATTTAATGCTTCCGGAGCTCCTATTGCCAACGGAAACGTATCTTTAAAGATCAGTATTCTGGAAAATACAGCTACAGGTCCTGTTTTATATACAGAAACCCATCAAAAGACAACCAATGCCAAAGGATTGGTAAATCTTAATATCGGCCAGGGAACTCCTTCCTCCGGAAGTTTTGGAGGTATCAACTGGGGAGCGAATACGAAGTTCGTGAAAGTGGAAATGGATCCTCAGGGCGGTTCCAATTATACAAATGTTGGCGTAAACCAGCTGATGAGCGTTCCTTATGCACAGGTGAGTAAAACAGTTGTCACAGGTGCAGGCCAGGGCATTACGCTGGTTTCTCCGAATGGAACCAATTATACATTAAGCGTCAATGATTCAGGAACGTTGAATCTACCAACCGCATCAGGTTCCGGTAACCAGTTACCAGCCAACTTATACATGTACGGAACCTATAATAATTTCACGGCCACTTCTGCAGATTTAATGCGAAATAGCGGAAGCAGGATAGGATACAAATATTTGCCGGCCAATTCACAGCTCAAATTTATCACGGCACAGAATGCAAGTGCTCAAAATTATGGTTCTGACGGCCAAACAAACCTTGTCATTAACGGAAGTACTTACAATATTTCTTCGAATGGATTTTATAAGATCGAAATCACGAACTTTATCGGAAACCCTGTAAGAACAATTAATTTCAGCCCTGAGGTTAGTTTAAATACAACAAATCCCGGTGCTCCGGCAGTTTCCTCGTTAAGCTACAATCCTGCAACCGCCAAGTTTTCTTTTAACCTTAACGGTGTCACTTCCTCAAATTTTTCAGGATTCACCATCCTCCTTTCTCCGGGAGGAGCTACAGGGGATGAGGTTTTAGGAGACAACCTGAGTGATGGAAATTTTGACATCGACGGTACGGCCATTATGATTCCAAATCTCACCACTACACCCAAGAATTTTAAAATTGAGTTTAACATCAATTTTGACGCTACCGGAACTTACACCATTACACAAATATAG